In Asanoa sp. WMMD1127, one genomic interval encodes:
- a CDS encoding ArsB/NhaD family transporter, with the protein MSVTAWLAIAIFAVAYAFIATEKIHRVAAALGGAALMLVIGATDAEHAFFSEEAGIDWNVIFLLLGMMLIVAVLRRTGVFEFVAIWAAKRARGHPYRLMVILVLVTAVASAFLDNVTTVLLVAPVTFLVCDRLGVPVAPFLIAEALASNIGGASTLVGDPPNIIIASRSGLSYNDFIVHLAPIVVLLLLAFLGLCRWLFRDAFRYDPQRAASVMALRERDAITDVRLLVVSLTVLGLVTVAFVLHTVLHLEPSVVAIVGGLVLLAASRLDAGEVARDVEWPTLAFFAGLFVMVGALVSTGVIDRVAQAATDAVEGRLLLASMVLLWGSAALSAIVDNIPYVATMSPVVAELVQADYGGQDPQVLWWSLALGADLGGNATAIGASANVVVLGIAERAGRRISFWEFTKYGLVVTVITVALCMPYLWLRYFAFA; encoded by the coding sequence GTGAGCGTCACGGCATGGCTCGCCATCGCCATCTTCGCGGTGGCCTACGCGTTCATCGCGACCGAGAAGATCCATCGCGTGGCCGCCGCGCTCGGCGGCGCGGCGCTGATGTTGGTGATCGGGGCGACCGACGCGGAGCACGCCTTCTTCTCCGAAGAGGCCGGCATCGACTGGAACGTCATCTTCCTGCTGCTCGGGATGATGCTGATCGTCGCGGTGCTGCGCCGGACCGGAGTGTTCGAGTTCGTCGCGATCTGGGCCGCGAAACGGGCGCGTGGCCACCCGTACCGGCTGATGGTGATCCTGGTCCTGGTGACGGCGGTGGCGTCGGCGTTCCTCGACAACGTGACCACCGTGCTCCTGGTCGCGCCGGTGACGTTTCTCGTGTGCGATCGCCTCGGCGTGCCGGTCGCCCCGTTCCTGATCGCCGAAGCGCTGGCGTCGAACATCGGTGGAGCGTCCACGCTGGTCGGCGACCCGCCGAACATCATCATCGCCAGCCGGTCCGGCCTGTCCTACAACGACTTCATCGTCCATCTCGCGCCCATCGTCGTGTTGCTGTTGCTCGCGTTCCTGGGCCTGTGCCGGTGGTTGTTCCGCGACGCGTTCCGCTATGACCCGCAACGGGCGGCGTCGGTGATGGCGCTGCGGGAACGCGACGCCATCACCGACGTGCGCCTGCTGGTCGTCTCCCTCACCGTGCTCGGCCTCGTCACGGTCGCGTTCGTGCTGCACACGGTGCTGCACCTGGAACCCTCCGTGGTCGCGATCGTCGGCGGCCTGGTGTTGCTGGCCGCGTCCCGGCTCGATGCCGGCGAGGTCGCCCGGGACGTCGAGTGGCCGACACTGGCCTTCTTCGCCGGCCTGTTCGTCATGGTCGGGGCGTTGGTCTCCACCGGCGTGATCGACCGCGTCGCGCAGGCCGCCACCGACGCGGTCGAGGGCCGCCTGCTGCTTGCCTCGATGGTGCTGTTGTGGGGGTCGGCGGCGCTGTCGGCGATCGTCGACAACATCCCCTACGTGGCGACGATGAGCCCGGTCGTCGCCGAGTTGGTGCAGGCCGACTACGGCGGCCAGGACCCGCAGGTGCTGTGGTGGTCCCTGGCCCTCGGCGCCGACCTCGGCGGCAACGCCACCGCCATCGGCGCGTCGGCCAACGTCGTCGTGCTCGGCATCGCCGAACGTGCCGGCCGGCGGATCAGCTTCTGGGAGTTCACCAAGTACGGCCTGGTCGTCACCGTCATCACGGTGGCGCTCTGCATGCCGTACCTCTGGCTGCGCTACTTCGCCTTCGCATGA
- a CDS encoding ABC transporter permease: MRNAVLVEAWKLGRSRLAWLTVAAFSLAVAVCGLFTYLQAAPGRADRLGLAGAKAQLAGVSADWPSYLGLLAQAVAVGGFLIFGLTVIWIFGREFSDRTVLDLLATSTSRASIVLAKFLVAGTWSALLAVYAALLGLAFGGALRLPGWSSQVAGTGLGRLLGAAVLTALVVTTLGLAASLGRGYLAAVGVLFGVLFAARSPRRWASAIGFRTPCLPSSVARRVKARRTSARSAMAWCCWSRWPAWAARRRSGGTPTSPADVSIGHGP; this comes from the coding sequence ATGCGTAACGCCGTCCTCGTGGAAGCGTGGAAGCTTGGTCGCTCGCGGCTGGCCTGGCTGACCGTCGCCGCGTTCAGCCTGGCGGTCGCGGTGTGCGGGCTGTTCACCTATCTGCAGGCCGCACCCGGTCGCGCCGACCGGCTGGGGCTCGCCGGGGCGAAGGCGCAACTGGCCGGCGTCAGCGCCGACTGGCCGTCGTACCTCGGGTTGCTTGCCCAAGCCGTTGCCGTCGGCGGATTCCTGATCTTCGGGCTCACCGTCATCTGGATCTTCGGACGCGAGTTCAGCGATCGCACCGTCCTCGATTTGCTGGCGACCTCGACCTCCCGGGCTTCCATCGTCCTGGCGAAGTTTCTCGTCGCGGGAACCTGGTCCGCTCTCCTGGCGGTCTACGCCGCGCTGCTCGGCCTGGCCTTCGGTGGTGCCCTGCGGCTGCCCGGCTGGTCCTCGCAGGTCGCCGGGACAGGGCTCGGCCGGCTGCTCGGCGCCGCCGTCCTCACCGCGCTCGTGGTCACCACTCTGGGGCTGGCCGCCAGCCTCGGCCGGGGATACCTGGCGGCGGTCGGGGTGTTGTTCGGCGTCCTGTTCGCCGCGAGATCACCGCGGCGCTGGGCTTCGGCCATTGGTTTCCGTACGCCGTGCCTTCCGTCGTCAGTGGCGCGGCGGGTGAAAGCGCGGCGCACGTCGGCGCGGTCGGCTATGGCCTGGTGCTGCTGGTCGCGGTGGCCAGCGTGGGCGGCACGGCGGCGGTCTGGCGGCACGCCGACCAGTCCGGCTGACGTATCGATAGGGCACGGACCCTAG
- a CDS encoding ABC transporter ATP-binding protein: protein MSEAVVTLARVSKRYGDVVAVDDLSLRINRGDIYGLLGLNGAGKTTVIRMLLGMVRPTTGTVSVFGVPVRPDARRVWARVGYLAGPASAYPELTVRQNLELHARLHHLPDRRAAADDVIATLNLGPYAGRRAGTISLGNLQRLALAKALLHRPELLVLDEPGNGLDPAGVVEFRALIRDLGVTVLLSSHALGEVARVASRIGIIHTGRLRREFDAAALAAATRPELFVSTRDDGAATTVLQAAGYQPRTGENGIRLGDPRAVEAPEAVSALLASAGHPPTRLVVRADDLETVFLRTIGGEHA from the coding sequence ATGAGCGAGGCGGTGGTGACCCTCGCCCGGGTCAGCAAGCGGTACGGCGACGTGGTGGCCGTCGACGACCTGTCGCTGCGGATCAACCGTGGAGACATCTACGGTCTGCTCGGCCTGAACGGCGCCGGCAAGACCACCGTCATCCGGATGCTGCTCGGCATGGTCCGTCCGACGACGGGCACGGTGTCGGTGTTCGGCGTGCCCGTGCGCCCGGACGCGCGGCGGGTCTGGGCCCGGGTCGGCTACCTGGCCGGGCCCGCGAGCGCCTACCCGGAGCTGACGGTGCGGCAGAACCTGGAGCTCCACGCGCGGCTGCACCACCTGCCCGACCGCCGGGCAGCCGCGGACGACGTCATCGCCACCCTGAACCTCGGGCCCTATGCCGGCCGCCGGGCAGGGACGATCTCGCTCGGCAACCTGCAGCGGCTGGCCCTGGCCAAGGCCTTGCTGCACCGCCCGGAGCTGCTGGTGCTGGACGAGCCGGGCAACGGCCTCGACCCGGCGGGCGTGGTCGAGTTCCGTGCCCTGATCCGCGACCTCGGCGTCACGGTGCTGCTGTCCAGCCACGCCCTGGGCGAGGTGGCGCGGGTCGCGTCGCGCATCGGGATCATCCACACTGGACGGCTCCGGCGTGAGTTCGACGCGGCCGCGCTGGCGGCGGCCACGCGGCCCGAGCTGTTCGTCTCGACCCGCGACGACGGGGCGGCGACGACCGTCCTCCAGGCCGCCGGATATCAGCCGCGGACGGGGGAGAACGGGATCCGCCTCGGCGACCCGCGGGCCGTCGAGGCGCCCGAGGCCGTGTCGGCTCTGTTGGCCAGCGCCGGGCACCCACCGACCCGCCTGGTGGTGCGGGCGGATGACCTCGAGACGGTGTTCCTGCGCACCATCGGCGGCGAGCATGCGTAA